The genome window gtcctgggagacagtaatggtgaagctggaggtgctgtcctgggagacagtaatggtaaagctggaggtgctgtcctgggagacagtaatggtgaagctggaggtgctgtcctgggagacagtaatggtgaagctggaggtgctgtcctgggagacagtaatggtaaagctggaggtgctgtcctgggagacagtaatggtgaagctggagttgctgtcctgggagacagtaatggtgaagctggagattttgtccaggtagtcgggaattatacgcaggaaggaatacatataaatgacctcataggggacaggagccgtagtgggaaaacaagtgtagtcaaagataagataaaaccaatattgcaaactagaaataccacaggaaatagcaaacaagaggactccactagcaatagtgaggatatattaccaaaaacaactggtgggagctccattgttggtgctagggaggataggaataagacagggaaacatgcaccaacagggaatacagtcacagaaacccaaggcaaacggaaaccaagcctgtgcacatactatgcacttgatatctgcagacatggggagtgatcatgtcggaggatctcaccttcaaggaccataacattgtatcaatcgcatctgctagaaaaatgacaggatggataatgagaaccttcaaaactagggaggccaagcccatgatgacactcttcaggtcacttgttctatctaggctggaatattgctgtacactaacagcacctttcaaggcaggtgaaattgccgacctagaaaatgtacagagaactttcacggcgcgcataacggagataaaacacctcaattattgggagcgcttgaagttcctaaacctgtattccctggaacgcaggagggagagatacatgattatatacacctggaaaatcctagagggactagtaccgaacttgcacacgaaaatcactcactacgaaagcaaaagacttggcagacgatgcaccatccccccaatgaaaagcaggggtgtcactagcacgttaagagaccatacaataagtgtcaggggcccgagactgttcaactgcctcccagcacacataagggggattaccaacagacccctggcagtcttcaagctggcactggacaagcacctaaagtcagttccggatcagccgggctgtggctcgtatgttggtttgtgtgcagccagcagcaacagcctggttgatcaggctctgatccaccaggaggcctggtctcagaccgggccgcgggggcgttgtcccccggaactctctccaggtaaactccaggtaaactatgacgaccctagaaaatgccatgcccatatgacaacaggaaaatgcaaactcccttcctgtaagctttttcaccctgaaatgtgtacctcttcagtacaggaaagactgtgctataacttaaattgccaggcacaccatctaaagggtacaaaaagatacaaaacatccaggccatgggaaaacctgggtagtcacagccactcaagagggagaggttttatagtgccaggaaggaaaaaaaactggcaggaaatggcagaaatcgtacaccaaatccagtcattcctggagtggaaccacagtcgatggcctccactccaaaccaacagatacagatactaatgccggaaaaaaaatcaacccccagtaccaacaataccaccagtccgatgacattcttctttgcaaatatacagggtctaaagccagcaacaaacaacaaaatacctttcatccgtggactgcttgcagaggcaaaggcaatgttcgcggctttcactgagacccacataaaggatcacttggacaacgaaatatggatcccaggttacaacctatacagatgtgacagagtgaacaggcaaaaggggggggttgacctgtacattgcagagtcacttgtttgcacagaactgctaaatgcctcaaatgatgtagtggaagttttagcagtaaaggtcgagaaccaaaacctagtcattgtggtagtctacaagcctccggatgcaacatcccagcaattccaggaacagctgttaaaaattgaccactgtctggaaaatcttccagctcctgcacccaacatcttgctcctgggggatttcaacttaaggcacctaaaatggaggaatatagcaaataatattgttgcagtaataacaccaggaggcagctctgatgaaaactcacactcacacgagcttttaaatctctgcacaaaattcaatttaaaccagcaaataatagagcctactagactggagaatgcatcatatggaaactaatatctGACTGTAttcagtaaaaatggtaatttagGACATATACAAGCTCTTGATGACACtgttcaggtcgcttgttctatctaggctgtaatattgctgcacactaacagcacctttcaaggcaggtgaaattgctgacctagaaaatgtacagagaaccttcacggcacacataactgcgataaaacacctcagttactgggaacgcttgaagttcctaaacctgtactctctagaatgcaggtgggagagatacatgattatatacacttggaaaatcctagagggattagtaccaaacttgcacacgaaaatcactctctatgaaagcagaagacttggtagatgatgcaacatccctggAATGcatgcgggagagatacatgattatatacacctggaaaatcctagagggactagtaccgaacttgcacacgaaaatcactcactacgaaagcaaaagacttggcagacaatgcaacatccccccaatgaaaagcaggggtgtcactagcacgttaagagaccatacaataagtgtcaggggcccgagactgttcaactgcctcccagcatacataagggggattaccaacagacccctggcagtcttcaagctggtactggacaagcacctaaagtcggttcctgaccagccgggctgtggctcgtacgttggtttgcttgcagccagcagcaacagcctggttgatcaggctctgatccaccaggaggcctggtcacagaccgggccgtgggggcgttgacccccggaactctctccaggtaaactccaggttatgtGGGTAAACATCTGCAAAGCTACCTAGCTGGGGTTTCCAATTATTTAAATTCAATGGCCCACCACACATAATGGCAAAAGTAGCAAAATTAATCTGTATTAtttatttcctatttttttcTGTAAACTTTTTTATCCCAGCTTAAATAAAGCATAAAATGCCTTCTTCCATTCCCACTTTAGAAGTCTTCTTTCAGTATACATAGTGAATAAGtccagaccataccacgggcgggattgaacccgcggtcagagagtctcaaaactccagagttttgagactctctgaccgcaggttcaatcccgcccatggtgtggtttatttgcaatcgtgtcattacgatttcgtgagtcatgaataAGTCCAGTATGACACGTGTAAATACTCTGTATTGATTTATTGTTGAAATTTATGATAGTCCTTCTTAAAtatatttggaaaaaaaattgaGCTTTTTTTTAAGTTAATTTTTCACATTTTCTAAAATATACACACAGTGGCCTATTAATCTTTTAAAACATGATTCTCTGTTGTTCACATCAACCATTATTTGCTACAGTAATGTTATGTTGGTATTTCTTTCCTGCAGGAGGTGATCCTGACCTCTGCTTCTGCCAGCACCCATCCTGATGATTCTCCCCACCAACAGCTACCACTACCTCAGGTTAAAAGAATAGGtcatgtacaggagggccctgctttacagtgcttcactttacagcattttgctaatgcagcggttttcagttatacccattcatCATTTATTCAGATTTTGTATGATGAATATgttcactactcactataagccAACTATAAAAaatttttaaggtaagtaatgtgtgtattgtatatgcatattttaggcctagctctattgctcacttaatatatgatagtgtaaacatgttatcaggcttttgaaaatgaaaaaaagttgtgtttcactttacagcgatttttgcTCTACAGcagtagtagcccagaacctaatctgctgtataagcggggccctcctgtatcaaTTTTCTCTAATCAGAAATTCTTTTGATTTCTAGTAGCAATAGTTGACTAAACAAACATTATTTCATCAGTAATGTTATCCTTATTAGCAATTTTAGAATGATGAATTCTTACTGATGAATCTTGTTGGTAAACATAGGCATTGTGAAAACTTCAAGAAATTGCTGTTCATAATGTTGAACACATTTCTTGTGACTGATTAAGGGTGGCTTAGGAATTTTTAGTGCACCAGCACACAGACTGATTGACTTAGTAAACCAGCACACAGACTGACTTCACGCACCAGCACACAGACTTATAGACTTAGTACACCAGCACACAGACCGACTAACTTCATGCACCAGCACACAGACTGACTTCATGCAccagcacagactgacagacTTCATGCACCAGCACACAGACTGACAGACTTAATACACCAGCACACAGGCTAACTTCATCCACCAGTATACAGACCATAAAAAAGTCATGAATTCCCTTATATCACAGCATATGCCTATCTCTTATCATCACTGCAAAACCTCTTATATATTCTACCTGACTGCAGATGTTTTAAAGGTGAAATCTAGATAATCCCTTTCACCCTGACTCTCTTACTTTAACTCGCATGATATCCTATCTATCAGGATACAGATCATGCTGAGGATGTCTCCAAACTGCCTGATGCTGCCCCTGATCATACTGGGGGCCACCTAGCTGAACCAGAGAACTATTTCTTTGAGAACCAATCTACCGAGGatgaggaggaagtgttggagaatGTGCCTCCTGTCATGCAGGAGAGACAGGATTTTGCTCCCCCATTCCACCATCCACCTCCAACGTCAGCCAGACGACCTCACTTGGGACGTGTTCCTGGCTTTCCATTGCGTCAGGGTTTCAGGGGACAAGCCCAGAGTCTCCAGCAGCAGGGCCAGCTGCAACTTCGTGGGGAACAGGAAATTCGGAGGCAGCTGAGGGAACAGCTTCGaatacagctgcagcagcaggaacctcgtcagcaacacacaccacccacacacccagatATTAGTCTTATTCCTCTACAGTCACTTGAGGTGAGTATACTTGTATATGATTACTTATAGACTAACTACAGGAGCAGATCTTTGCTTGTACTGCCCCTTCTTTAGTGTTTCTAGTGGTTGACATCATCTCCTGGGCTCCAATTCTCAAACATTAATCACTTGATTCCATGGGGCTGTTACACTTGCATTTAAATTCATATCAGGTGTCTGCCTTCTCAAGTCAGTTTCACTTGTTCACCTTCACACTTAAGGGGTTAATTCATTTATTGACTGAGTAAGGATCTTTGAACTTGGGGATCATTTTGTGGATCACTCCAGTGAGAATGCACAGTGCTTGGGACTAACTCATTGATCAATCCAACAAAAATGTACAAACCATAGGATCAGTTCTTGGATCACTTCAGCAAAAATGCATGAACCATAGTCAATTCATATATTGACTCCCAGGCCCATGACACTTATACACATGTACTTAATAAGCTTCACTATATTATTCTGATCCTGTTGGTTAGCTTTCTTTATCCTTGGCAGTTTTTTTTCTTATCCAGAgagtgtatgacccctatgggggTTAATACTTCCACAtagttgttataataataatgtcgttTCTTTGACTCGACTCAAACTTTTATTGTGTTCTGGTTTTAAAGTTTCCAGCTTTGCAAGGGAGATAAATTGATTTTATTGTATTGAATCTGTCTCCACCATTGCCTTattcaagtcattccacttttcaactaCCCTAATTCAAATAAATAGTCTGTTCCTATCagccctgtcaattcctcttaagATTTTGTACGTAGTAACCGTGTCTGCCCTTGTTCTTCTCTAAGGTCACCAGATTCATTTCCTTCAGCCTCTCCTCAGAGTGCATTACCCTCAGTTCTGgtactagtctggttgcaaacctttggattCTTTCTAGTTTCTTCACATGCTTGACTTGTAGTTGGCTCCatgcaggtgctgcatactcagtgATTGGCTGACATATGTCCTGTACAAAAttctgaatgttttttttttttttcaagttcttGAATACTATTTTGAGGACTGCTAAACTTGTTTATTCTGCTTTATGTGTAATTGCTAGGTGTTATATTCACCTCCATACCCTTTTTATTCATTGAGATCTGTCACTTCTGTGTGAGTGTTTCTATTTGTCTGCATGGATGTATGTGCCCTTtactcatccctcctaccatcactataaTGACTTTTCACCTACGTACTTTATTTTTTCCAGGACGATGGTTCTGTAGGTAATACCATCATGAAGGAGAGGTTCCCTCCCTACTCAGATGagtttcctcccttccctccttccaccccttcTCTCCTCCCAACACCCCTCCCTTCCCCAACTCCACATGGCCGCCAGCTTTCCCAGACGGCACCAGGACCACAAATTCCTCAAGTTCTGCCACCACCCCAGTTTTCTCAAGTTTTACCAGGACACCAGATTCCTCAAACTCTACCAGGGCACCAGAATAATCATGCCTTGCCAGGAACTCGGATTCCTCAACCTCTCCCGGGACCCCAATCTCTTCGTGCTCTGCCAACACCCCAGATCCCTCCATCTCTTCCAGGACGCCAAAATTCTCAAACTCTACAAAGACCCCAAGTTTCACAAGCACGACCAGACCTGCAAGTTTCCCAAGCTTTTGAGAAATCACAAGCTCTTCGGGTGATCCCGGCTCCAGACATGTCCCAGGAACCTAACTTGCCTCACGCTAGTCAGTCTGTACAAGTTTCCCATATTACACTTGTCCCGGAATTATTCCAGGTTACTTCAGCCTCACAAGTATCACAGAGCCACCCAGTTCCACAAGTGTCCCAAAGTCATCAAATTCCACAGGTGTCCGTGACTCTCCCAATTTCACAGGGGTCCCAAAGTCTTCAAATTCCACCAGCCCCACAATTTTCCCAGATTCCACCAGCCCCACAATTTTCCCAGATTCCACCAGCCCCACAATTTTCCCAGATTCCACCAGCCCCACAATTTTCCCAGATTCCACCAGCCCCATCAGTGCCCCATCAGGTGCCCCCATTTGTTTTGGGCACGCCAGTCCCTGGGGTGATCGAGGGTACCCAAGTGGTTAGAAGCCGCCCACCCCAGGGCAATGTGGGCGTGAGGGCAGGCAGGAGACCCACCCACCAGGCCCTGCACCTAATACCTCCTCCGCCACCACAGGTAAGAAGCTGCTTTTGTCTTTTGTGATTGATCACTTTCTGATTCTGTGTCCCTTCaagagggtgccttgatgctcttgaagggctcttgatccaaagaa of Cherax quadricarinatus isolate ZL_2023a chromosome 61, ASM3850222v1, whole genome shotgun sequence contains these proteins:
- the LOC128699439 gene encoding uncharacterized protein isoform X2; the protein is MQERQDFAPPFHHPPPTSARRPHLGRVPGFPLRQGFRGQAQSLQQQGQLQLRGEQEIRRQLREQLRIQLQQQEPRQQHTPPTHPDISLIPLQSLEDDGSVGNTIMKERFPPYSDEFPPFPPSTPSLLPTPLPSPTPHGRQLSQTAPGPQIPQVLPPPQFSQVLPGHQIPQTLPGHQNNHALPGTRIPQPLPGPQSLRALPTPQIPPSLPGRQNSQTLQRPQVSQARPDLQVSQAFEKSQALRVIPAPDMSQEPNLPHASQSVQVSHITLVPELFQVTSASQVSQSHPVPQVSQSHQIPQVSVTLPISQGSQSLQIPPAPQFSQIPPAPQFSQIPPAPQFSQIPPAPQFSQIPPAPSVPHQVPPFVLGTPVPGVIEGTQVVRSRPPQGNVGVRAGRRPTHQALHLIPPPPPQARSSQGGSHIVIPPPPPRLGLRQARGHPNMPQLRRAPRSHSHISPLSPVWVALQLVWPSRRSAARGWFGHRL
- the LOC128699439 gene encoding uncharacterized protein isoform X1, with protein sequence MMRLFVVVISCCLVVTVFTLSANSQDTDDGLYDLDSSANDIKEVILTSASASTHPDDSPHQQLPLPQDTDHAEDVSKLPDAAPDHTGGHLAEPENYFFENQSTEDEEEVLENVPPVMQERQDFAPPFHHPPPTSARRPHLGRVPGFPLRQGFRGQAQSLQQQGQLQLRGEQEIRRQLREQLRIQLQQQEPRQQHTPPTHPDISLIPLQSLEDDGSVGNTIMKERFPPYSDEFPPFPPSTPSLLPTPLPSPTPHGRQLSQTAPGPQIPQVLPPPQFSQVLPGHQIPQTLPGHQNNHALPGTRIPQPLPGPQSLRALPTPQIPPSLPGRQNSQTLQRPQVSQARPDLQVSQAFEKSQALRVIPAPDMSQEPNLPHASQSVQVSHITLVPELFQVTSASQVSQSHPVPQVSQSHQIPQVSVTLPISQGSQSLQIPPAPQFSQIPPAPQFSQIPPAPQFSQIPPAPQFSQIPPAPSVPHQVPPFVLGTPVPGVIEGTQVVRSRPPQGNVGVRAGRRPTHQALHLIPPPPPQARSSQGGSHIVIPPPPPRLGLRQARGHPNMPQLRRAPRSHSHISPLSPVWVALQLVWPSRRSAARGWFGHRL